A single region of the Paraburkholderia megapolitana genome encodes:
- a CDS encoding PhoH family protein: MPLPTPPSKLGNLLPPDEYKAKAQPAKSARKPGNAAEPATSVTSAEYAPANVAAPMTHAANAATTLHPVPAAAAEPAAQARGKKSRQTAALLQPVPAARPEAEPVVEPVVARSPRQPAAVAPTARAPAPRGTEKKNGKQTGAVEVRKLFVLDTNVLMHDPTCLFRFEEHDVYLPMMTLEELDNHKKGMSEVARNARQVSRTLDALVANAGEISAGIPLSRLGSREAAGNLYFQTTLTHIEPVEGLPEGKADNQILGVVRALQRDRADRQVVLVSKDINMRIKAHALSLPAEDYFNDQVLEDKDLLYTGIRALPQDFWTKHAKGMESWQDTKTGTTYYRVTGPLCASMLVNEFVFLEPQNGEPAFHALVRELNGKTALLQTLRDYGHHKNNVWGITARNREQNFALNLLMNPDIDFVTLLGQAGTGKTLVALAAGLAQVLDEKRYNEIIVTRATVPVGEDIGFLPGTEEEKMQPWMGAFDDNLEVLQKTDDAAGEWGRAATQELIRSRLKIKSMNFMRGRTFVDKYLIIDEAQNLTPKQMKTLVTRAGPGTKIICLGNIAQIDTPYLTEGSSGLTYVVDRFKGWAHSGHVTLARGERSRLADYASDIL, from the coding sequence ATGCCTTTGCCTACCCCGCCCAGCAAGCTCGGCAATCTGTTGCCGCCTGACGAATACAAGGCCAAAGCCCAACCGGCCAAATCCGCCAGAAAGCCGGGCAACGCCGCCGAGCCGGCCACGTCTGTGACGTCGGCCGAATATGCTCCGGCGAACGTCGCCGCTCCGATGACCCACGCGGCCAACGCCGCCACCACGTTGCACCCCGTCCCCGCGGCCGCGGCCGAACCGGCTGCGCAGGCTCGTGGGAAGAAATCCCGCCAGACCGCTGCATTGCTGCAACCGGTGCCTGCCGCGCGCCCGGAAGCCGAACCGGTGGTCGAACCCGTCGTCGCGCGCTCGCCCCGGCAACCGGCAGCCGTTGCGCCGACCGCCCGGGCACCGGCCCCGCGCGGCACCGAGAAGAAAAACGGCAAGCAGACTGGCGCAGTCGAAGTCCGCAAGCTGTTCGTACTCGACACCAACGTGCTGATGCACGATCCGACCTGCCTGTTCCGTTTCGAGGAACACGACGTCTATCTGCCGATGATGACGCTCGAAGAACTCGATAACCACAAAAAGGGGATGTCGGAAGTCGCGCGTAACGCTCGTCAGGTCAGCCGCACGCTCGATGCGCTGGTGGCCAACGCGGGCGAGATCTCCGCGGGGATTCCGCTGTCGCGCCTCGGTAGCCGGGAAGCCGCCGGTAACCTGTACTTCCAGACCACGCTGACGCACATCGAGCCGGTCGAAGGTCTGCCGGAAGGCAAGGCCGACAACCAGATTCTCGGTGTCGTGCGCGCGCTGCAACGCGACCGCGCGGATCGCCAGGTCGTGCTGGTGTCGAAAGACATCAACATGCGCATCAAGGCGCACGCGCTCAGCCTGCCCGCCGAAGACTACTTCAACGACCAGGTTCTGGAAGACAAGGACCTGCTCTATACGGGTATCCGCGCCCTGCCGCAGGACTTCTGGACGAAGCACGCGAAGGGGATGGAAAGCTGGCAGGACACGAAGACCGGCACGACCTACTACCGGGTCACCGGCCCGCTGTGCGCGTCGATGCTCGTCAACGAGTTCGTCTTTCTCGAACCGCAGAACGGCGAACCGGCCTTCCATGCGCTCGTGCGCGAGCTGAACGGCAAGACCGCGCTGCTGCAGACGCTGCGCGACTACGGCCACCACAAGAACAACGTGTGGGGCATCACGGCGCGTAACCGCGAGCAGAACTTCGCGCTGAACCTGCTGATGAATCCGGACATCGATTTCGTCACGCTGCTCGGCCAGGCAGGTACCGGCAAGACGCTGGTCGCGCTGGCGGCCGGTCTTGCGCAGGTGCTCGACGAGAAGCGTTACAACGAGATCATCGTCACGCGCGCCACGGTGCCGGTCGGCGAAGACATCGGCTTCCTGCCGGGCACCGAGGAAGAGAAGATGCAGCCGTGGATGGGCGCATTCGACGATAACCTCGAAGTCCTGCAGAAAACCGACGATGCCGCCGGTGAATGGGGCCGCGCCGCCACCCAGGAGCTGATCCGCTCGCGCCTGAAGATCAAGAGCATGAACTTCATGCGCGGCCGGACCTTCGTCGACAAGTACCTGATCATCGACGAGGCGCAGAACCTGACGCCGAAGCAGATGAAGACGCTGGTCACACGGGCCGGTCCCGGTACGAAGATCATCTGCCTCGGCAATATTGCGCAGATCGATACGCCGTACCTGACGGAAGGCAGTTCGGGGCTCACGTACGTGGTCGATCGGTTCAAGGGCTGGGCGCACAGCGGTCATGTGACA
- a CDS encoding peroxiredoxin: MPIAVDQPVPDFTAPATGGDFTLSGLRGKKVVLYFYPKDNTPGCTTEGLQFRDLYPKFKKAGAEIVGVSRDSVRSHDNFKAKLELPFPLVSDSDETLCALFSVIKMKKMYGKEVRGIERSTFLIDGNGVLRQEWRGVKVPGHVDAILEAVQAL; the protein is encoded by the coding sequence GTGCCCATCGCAGTCGACCAACCCGTCCCCGACTTCACCGCACCGGCAACCGGCGGAGATTTCACGCTGTCCGGTCTGCGGGGCAAAAAGGTGGTGCTGTATTTTTATCCGAAGGACAACACGCCGGGCTGCACGACCGAAGGTCTGCAGTTTCGCGATCTGTACCCGAAGTTCAAGAAGGCCGGCGCGGAAATTGTCGGCGTATCGCGCGACAGCGTTCGTTCGCATGACAACTTCAAGGCGAAGCTGGAATTGCCGTTTCCGCTCGTCTCCGATAGCGACGAAACGCTCTGCGCGCTCTTCAGCGTCATCAAAATGAAGAAAATGTATGGCAAAGAAGTACGTGGAATCGAACGCTCCACGTTTCTGATCGACGGCAACGGTGTATTGCGCCAGGAATGGCGCGGCGTCAAGGTACCAGGCCATGTCGACGCTATTCTGGAGGCTGTACAAGCGCTATGA
- a CDS encoding polysaccharide deacetylase family protein gives MARIVLKIDVDTLRGTREGVPNLARIFDRFKARATFLFSLGPDHTGWAMRRVLRPGFLQKVSRTSVVEHYGLKQLMYGVLLPGPDIGARAASNMRAIHEAGFECGIHAWDHVYWQDNVRTRTREWTVAQMQKSHARFVEIFGTPPVTHGAAGWQMNGHAFEQIDAWGMRYASDGRGHTPYFPVVDGKTLNHVQMPTTLPTLDEVLGVDGVDTDTVAAWLLKRTENNPHDQVFTLHAELEGQKLAPIFEQLLDGWRAQGHTFATMGDYHAALDRDSLPSYPVTWGEIPGRSGELIVQPG, from the coding sequence TTGGCCCGTATCGTTCTGAAGATCGACGTCGACACGCTGCGCGGCACCCGCGAAGGCGTGCCGAACCTTGCGCGTATTTTCGACCGCTTCAAGGCGCGCGCCACTTTTCTCTTCAGCCTCGGGCCGGACCATACCGGCTGGGCGATGCGGCGCGTGCTACGGCCGGGTTTTCTGCAGAAGGTGTCGCGCACGTCGGTGGTCGAGCATTACGGGCTCAAACAATTGATGTACGGTGTGTTGCTGCCCGGTCCGGACATCGGCGCGCGCGCGGCGTCGAACATGCGCGCGATCCACGAAGCCGGCTTCGAATGCGGCATTCACGCGTGGGACCATGTGTACTGGCAGGACAACGTCCGTACCCGCACGCGCGAATGGACCGTCGCGCAGATGCAGAAGAGCCATGCGCGCTTCGTCGAGATCTTCGGTACGCCGCCCGTCACGCACGGCGCAGCGGGCTGGCAGATGAACGGCCACGCGTTCGAGCAGATCGACGCGTGGGGCATGCGCTACGCGTCCGATGGGCGCGGCCATACGCCGTATTTTCCGGTGGTCGACGGCAAGACGTTGAACCATGTGCAAATGCCGACCACACTGCCCACGCTCGACGAAGTGCTCGGCGTGGACGGAGTCGACACCGACACGGTGGCCGCATGGCTGCTCAAACGCACCGAAAACAATCCGCACGATCAGGTGTTCACGCTGCATGCTGAGCTCGAAGGACAGAAGCTCGCACCCATCTTCGAACAGCTGCTCGACGGCTGGCGCGCGCAGGGCCATACGTTTGCCACGATGGGCGACTATCATGCCGCGCTGGACCGCGACTCGCTGCCATCGTACCCTGTCACGTGGGGTGAAATTCCCGGCCGCTCCGGCGAACTGATTGTTCAGCCCGGCTGA
- a CDS encoding bifunctional UDP-4-keto-pentose/UDP-xylose synthase, translated as MKKVLILGVNGFIGHHLSKRILETTDWEVFGMDMQTERLGDLVNHERMHFFEGDITINKEWVEYHVKKCDVILPLVAIATPATYVKQPLRVFELDFEANLPIVRSAVKYGKHLVFPSTSEVYGMSPDEEFDPDASPLTYGPINKPRWIYACSKQLMDRVIWGYGMEGLNFTLFRPFNWIGPGLDSIYTPKEGSSRVVTQFLGHIVRGENISLVDGGAQKRAFTDIDDGIDALMKIIENRDGVASGKIYNIGNPKNNFSVRELANKMLTLAAGIPEYAETAKKVQLVETTSGAYYGAGYQDVQNRVPKIDNTMQELGWAPKSTFDEALRKIFEAYRGHVAEARALVEQ; from the coding sequence ATGAAAAAAGTCCTGATCCTGGGTGTCAACGGCTTCATCGGCCACCACCTGTCCAAACGCATTCTCGAAACGACCGACTGGGAAGTGTTCGGCATGGACATGCAGACCGAACGTCTCGGCGATCTCGTCAACCACGAGCGGATGCATTTCTTCGAAGGCGACATCACGATCAACAAGGAGTGGGTCGAGTATCACGTGAAGAAGTGCGACGTGATCCTGCCGCTCGTCGCGATCGCTACGCCGGCCACCTATGTGAAGCAGCCGCTGCGCGTGTTCGAACTCGACTTCGAGGCGAACCTGCCGATCGTCCGCTCGGCCGTGAAGTACGGCAAGCATCTGGTCTTCCCGTCGACCTCCGAGGTCTACGGCATGTCCCCCGACGAAGAGTTCGACCCGGACGCGTCGCCCCTCACCTATGGCCCGATCAACAAGCCGCGCTGGATCTATGCGTGCTCGAAGCAGTTGATGGATCGCGTGATCTGGGGCTACGGCATGGAAGGGCTCAACTTCACGCTATTCCGTCCGTTCAACTGGATCGGGCCGGGCCTCGACTCGATCTATACGCCGAAGGAAGGTAGCTCACGTGTGGTTACGCAGTTCCTCGGCCATATCGTGCGCGGCGAGAACATCAGCCTTGTCGACGGCGGCGCACAGAAACGCGCGTTCACCGATATCGACGACGGCATCGACGCGCTGATGAAGATCATCGAGAACCGCGACGGCGTTGCCTCGGGCAAGATCTACAACATCGGCAATCCGAAGAACAATTTCTCGGTGCGCGAACTCGCCAACAAGATGCTCACGCTCGCGGCAGGCATCCCCGAGTACGCGGAAACGGCGAAGAAAGTGCAGCTCGTCGAGACGACTTCGGGTGCGTACTACGGCGCCGGCTATCAGGACGTGCAGAACCGCGTACCGAAGATCGACAACACGATGCAGGAACTCGGCTGGGCGCCGAAGTCGACCTTCGACGAAGCGTTGCGCAAGATCTTCGAAGCGTATCGCGGCCACGTCGCCGAAGCACGCGCACTCGTCGAACAGTAA
- a CDS encoding formyltransferase — translation MKPRAVVFAYHNVGVRCLQVLLARGVDVALVVTHEDNPQENIWFGSVASVAAEHGIATITPADPRSPELRAAVSAARPDFIFSFYYRHMLPVDLLALAARGAYNMHGSLLPKYRGRVPTNWAVLNGETETGATLHEMAAKPDAGAIIAQTPAPILPDDTAAQVFDKVTVAAEQTLWRVLPALLAGEAPHLPNDLAHGSYFGGRKPEDGRIDWTQPAQQVYNLIRAVAPPYPGAFTEVDTASGTERFIVARARLTPPGALRSDLPVGLHVSDNALFAICGDGRSIAIHELWRERQLPHDGSKTVVTPAEFTQLTHSPRHS, via the coding sequence ATGAAACCGCGCGCGGTCGTTTTCGCCTATCACAACGTCGGCGTGCGCTGCCTGCAGGTGCTGCTCGCGCGCGGCGTCGACGTCGCGCTCGTCGTCACGCACGAAGACAACCCGCAAGAAAACATCTGGTTTGGCAGCGTCGCGTCGGTCGCCGCCGAACATGGCATTGCGACCATCACACCGGCCGATCCGCGCAGCCCCGAGCTGCGTGCAGCAGTCAGCGCCGCGCGTCCAGACTTCATCTTCTCGTTCTACTACCGCCACATGTTGCCCGTCGATCTGCTCGCGCTCGCCGCGCGCGGCGCGTACAACATGCACGGGTCGCTGCTGCCGAAATACCGCGGCCGTGTGCCGACCAACTGGGCGGTGCTGAACGGCGAAACGGAAACCGGCGCGACGTTGCATGAGATGGCCGCGAAGCCCGACGCGGGCGCGATCATCGCGCAGACGCCGGCGCCGATCCTGCCCGACGACACCGCCGCGCAGGTTTTCGACAAGGTCACCGTCGCCGCCGAACAAACGCTATGGCGCGTGCTGCCGGCTCTGCTCGCCGGCGAAGCGCCGCATCTGCCCAACGATCTCGCGCACGGCAGCTACTTCGGCGGACGCAAGCCCGAAGATGGCCGCATCGACTGGACACAGCCCGCGCAGCAGGTCTACAACCTGATCCGCGCGGTCGCGCCGCCCTATCCCGGCGCGTTTACCGAGGTCGACACGGCGTCCGGCACCGAGCGCTTCATCGTCGCGCGCGCCCGCCTCACACCGCCGGGCGCCCTCCGCTCAGATTTGCCCGTCGGCCTGCACGTAAGCGATAATGCGCTTTTTGCGATATGCGGCGATGGCCGGTCGATCGCAATCCACGAACTCTGGCGCGAACGGCAACTGCCGCACGACGGCAGCAAGACCGTCGTCACCCCAGCCGAATTTACGCAGCTCACTCACTCCCCCCGTCATTCATGA
- a CDS encoding DegT/DnrJ/EryC1/StrS family aminotransferase encodes MSESTVPFLPFTRPEIDEETIEGVAEVLRSGWITTGPQNQQFEAALSAFCGGRPVRTFNSGTATLEVGLRIAGVGVGDEVITTPATWVATSNVIIETGATPVFVDIDPRTRNMDLDLLEKAISSRTKAVIPVYLSGLPVDMDRLYEIARAHKLRVIEDAAQAFGSTWRGERIGRLGDIVSFSFHANKNLTSIEGGALVLNNEDEALLAQKYRLQGVTRTGYDGMDCDVLGGKYNLTDVAARVGLGQLKHLERFLAQRKQLARAYFAGLEGGAAVRLGIGLPVADFENSNWHMFQITLPLEKLSLDRAGFMAQLKERGIGSGVHYPAIHLFSLYRARGFKEGMFPHAERFGATTVTLPLFTLMNEGDVTRVCRAVNEICEQYGK; translated from the coding sequence ATGTCCGAGTCAACCGTCCCGTTTTTGCCGTTCACCCGCCCCGAAATCGATGAAGAAACCATCGAGGGCGTCGCCGAGGTGCTGCGTTCAGGCTGGATCACGACCGGCCCGCAGAACCAGCAGTTCGAGGCCGCGTTATCGGCGTTCTGCGGCGGCCGTCCGGTGCGTACGTTCAACTCGGGCACCGCGACCCTCGAAGTCGGTCTGCGGATCGCGGGCGTCGGCGTGGGCGACGAAGTCATCACGACACCCGCTACCTGGGTCGCGACCAGCAACGTGATCATCGAAACGGGCGCGACGCCGGTATTCGTCGATATCGATCCGCGCACCCGCAACATGGATCTCGATCTGCTCGAAAAGGCCATCTCGAGCCGCACGAAGGCGGTCATTCCGGTTTACCTGTCGGGCCTGCCCGTCGATATGGACCGGCTGTACGAGATTGCGCGCGCGCACAAGCTGCGCGTGATCGAAGATGCGGCGCAGGCGTTCGGCTCGACGTGGCGCGGCGAGCGCATCGGCCGGCTCGGCGACATCGTGTCGTTCAGCTTCCACGCGAACAAGAACCTGACGTCGATCGAAGGCGGCGCCCTCGTGCTGAACAACGAGGACGAAGCGCTGCTCGCACAGAAGTACCGTCTTCAGGGCGTGACGCGCACCGGCTACGACGGCATGGATTGCGATGTGCTGGGCGGCAAGTACAACCTCACCGATGTCGCGGCACGCGTCGGCCTCGGCCAGCTCAAGCACCTCGAACGCTTTCTCGCGCAGCGCAAGCAGCTTGCGCGCGCCTACTTCGCGGGTCTCGAAGGTGGTGCCGCCGTGCGGCTCGGCATCGGCCTGCCGGTCGCCGACTTCGAGAACAGCAACTGGCACATGTTCCAGATCACTTTGCCGCTCGAGAAACTCTCGCTCGATCGCGCCGGTTTCATGGCGCAACTGAAGGAGCGCGGCATCGGTTCAGGCGTTCACTATCCGGCGATCCACCTGTTCTCACTGTACCGCGCGCGCGGTTTCAAGGAAGGCATGTTCCCGCATGCAGAGCGTTTCGGCGCAACGACGGTCACGTTGCCGCTCTTCACGTTAATGAACGAAGGCGACGTCACACGCGTCTGTCGCGCCGTCAACGAAATTTGCGAACAATACGGAAAATAA
- a CDS encoding SMR family transporter — MNPISLFCILAGVALNACAQLLLKAGTNAVGHFEFTRANILPIGFRLATQLPIIGGLACYVVSVVVWVVGLSRVDVSIAYPMLSLGYVVNAFAAWYLFGEVLSMQRLIGIGIILIGVFVLARS, encoded by the coding sequence ATGAATCCGATCTCCCTTTTTTGCATCCTTGCCGGCGTCGCGCTGAATGCCTGCGCGCAATTGCTGCTGAAGGCCGGCACGAATGCCGTTGGACACTTCGAATTCACCCGTGCGAACATCCTGCCCATTGGCTTTCGCCTCGCGACGCAGTTGCCGATCATCGGCGGCCTCGCCTGCTATGTGGTGAGCGTCGTCGTGTGGGTGGTCGGGTTGTCGCGGGTCGACGTATCGATTGCGTATCCGATGCTCTCGCTCGGCTATGTCGTCAATGCGTTCGCCGCGTGGTATTTATTCGGCGAAGTGCTGTCGATGCAGCGGCTGATCGGCATCGGCATCATCCTTATCGGCGTGTTCGTGCTGGCGCGTAGTTGA
- a CDS encoding glycosyltransferase family 39 protein — protein sequence MNDTPSRLPLNRTTILLLVIALAVIWFVPLGWRHLIPSDEGRYAEMAREMLVTGDWITPRYNAYKYFEKPPLQTWANALTFAWFGIGEWQARLYTALTGFAGVLLIGFTGARVFNAATGVFAAVVLASSPYWNLMGHFNTLDMGLSFWMELTLCALLLAQRPNLPSSSARLWMWVCWISMALAVLSKGLIGVILPGAVLVIYTLVARDWALWKRLYLVSGLILFFAVATPWFVLVQQRNPEFLNFFFIVQQFDRYLTPEQNRPGPIYYFAAVMLVGFLPWLSVAVQSVRHALRMPRQPNGFSPALVMLVWSTFIFVFFSVSHSKLVSYTLPIAPPLALLIGMYLPLVPRATFRRHLAGYAVFFVVAAFGAMFLYWAGDARNPNALYREFQLWVYAALGVAFVLTLVALWINRRSRAGIFGATATFGLAWLLFGTIGGTGHEVFGRLSSGAPIAPAIKAAIAKLPPDTPFYSVDVLDHTLPFYIDHTMIMVQHADELAFGISVEPQKWVPTVEAWIPRWEADRYALALMSPARYDQLLAQHVPMQVVVRDPRRVIVEKPQP from the coding sequence ATGAACGATACGCCGTCGAGGCTACCGCTCAACCGTACGACGATCCTGCTGCTCGTCATTGCGCTCGCTGTCATCTGGTTCGTGCCGCTCGGCTGGCGCCACCTGATCCCGAGCGACGAAGGCCGCTACGCCGAAATGGCTCGCGAAATGCTGGTAACCGGCGACTGGATCACGCCGCGCTACAACGCCTACAAATACTTCGAAAAACCGCCGCTGCAGACCTGGGCGAACGCGCTCACGTTCGCGTGGTTCGGCATCGGCGAATGGCAGGCGCGGCTGTACACGGCGCTGACCGGCTTCGCCGGCGTACTGCTGATCGGCTTTACCGGTGCGCGCGTTTTCAACGCCGCGACCGGCGTGTTCGCGGCCGTCGTGCTCGCCAGCTCGCCGTACTGGAACCTGATGGGCCACTTCAACACGCTCGACATGGGCCTGTCGTTCTGGATGGAGCTGACGCTGTGTGCGCTGCTGCTCGCGCAGCGGCCCAACCTGCCCAGCTCGAGCGCGCGGCTCTGGATGTGGGTGTGCTGGATCTCGATGGCGCTCGCGGTGCTGTCGAAGGGGCTGATCGGCGTGATCCTGCCCGGCGCGGTGCTGGTGATCTACACGCTCGTCGCCCGCGACTGGGCGCTCTGGAAGCGCCTCTATCTGGTGAGTGGCCTGATCCTGTTCTTCGCGGTCGCGACGCCCTGGTTCGTGCTGGTCCAGCAGCGCAACCCCGAGTTCCTCAATTTCTTCTTCATCGTCCAGCAGTTCGACCGCTACCTGACGCCCGAACAGAATCGCCCGGGTCCGATCTACTACTTCGCGGCCGTGATGCTGGTCGGCTTCCTGCCGTGGCTGTCGGTGGCCGTGCAGAGCGTGCGCCATGCGCTGCGCATGCCGCGCCAGCCCAACGGCTTTTCGCCGGCGCTGGTGATGCTCGTGTGGTCGACATTCATCTTCGTGTTCTTCAGCGTGTCGCATTCGAAGCTCGTCTCGTACACGCTGCCGATCGCACCGCCGCTCGCACTGCTGATCGGCATGTATCTGCCGCTCGTGCCGCGCGCGACGTTTCGCCGCCATCTGGCGGGTTATGCGGTGTTTTTCGTCGTCGCCGCGTTCGGTGCAATGTTCCTGTACTGGGCCGGCGATGCGCGCAACCCGAACGCGCTGTATCGCGAGTTCCAGCTCTGGGTGTACGCGGCGCTCGGCGTTGCCTTCGTGCTGACGCTGGTGGCGCTGTGGATCAATCGCCGCAGCCGTGCCGGCATCTTCGGCGCGACCGCGACGTTCGGGCTCGCGTGGCTGCTGTTCGGCACCATCGGCGGCACGGGGCACGAAGTGTTCGGTCGCCTCAGTTCAGGAGCGCCGATCGCGCCGGCCATCAAGGCGGCAATCGCGAAGCTGCCGCCCGACACGCCGTTCTATTCGGTCGACGTGCTTGACCATACGCTGCCGTTCTACATCGATCACACGATGATCATGGTCCAGCACGCGGACGAACTGGCCTTCGGCATCTCGGTCGAACCGCAGAAGTGGGTACCGACGGTCGAAGCATGGATCCCGCGCTGGGAAGCCGACCGCTACGCGTTAGCGCTCATGTCGCCGGCCCGCTACGACCAGCTGCTTGCGCAGCATGTCCCGATGCAGGTCGTCGTGCGCGACCCGCGCCGCGTGATCGTCGAGAAGCCGCAGCCGTAA
- a CDS encoding Mth938-like domain-containing protein — MKLHQDSSGALNTVTGYGADYVEINLERHLGSIIVMPAAPVIAWPVSSFDALTPEHFALLVEPAPEVVVFGSGGRLRFPHPRLTAALTAQRIGVETMDFKAACRTYNILMAEGRKVAAALLIEG, encoded by the coding sequence TTGAAATTACATCAGGATTCCAGCGGCGCGCTCAACACCGTCACCGGTTACGGCGCCGACTATGTCGAAATCAATCTCGAGCGCCATCTGGGCAGCATCATCGTGATGCCAGCCGCACCGGTCATCGCATGGCCGGTTTCGTCGTTCGACGCGCTCACTCCCGAACACTTTGCCCTGCTGGTCGAACCGGCCCCGGAAGTCGTGGTGTTCGGCAGCGGCGGCCGGCTGCGCTTTCCGCATCCGCGCCTGACGGCCGCGCTCACCGCGCAGCGCATCGGCGTCGAAACGATGGATTTCAAGGCCGCCTGCCGCACCTACAACATTCTGATGGCCGAGGGCCGCAAGGTGGCGGCCGCGCTGCTGATCGAAGGCTGA
- a CDS encoding pyridoxal phosphate-dependent aminotransferase gives MPAVKPILKSNKLLNVCYDIRGPVLEHAKRLEEEGHRIIKLNIGNLAPFGFEAPDEIIQDMILNLPGSSGYSDSKGVFAARKAIMHYAQQKGVQGVELDDIYIGNGASELIVMALQGLLNDGDEVLLPAPDYPLWTAGVSLSGGTPVHYICDEGNRWMPDLDDIRAKITPNTRALVVINPNNPTGALYSDELLRDLIAIAREHGLVIFADEVYDKIVYDGKQHTAIGSLADDVLTVTFNSLSKSYRSCGYRAGWMFVSGMTGENRRRAKDYLEGLGILASMRLCPNVPGQYAIQTALGGYQSINELILPGGRLYRQRELAYDMLTAIPGVTCVKPEAALYMFPRLDPKMYPIENDQQFILDLLLAERVLLVQGSGFNWKTPDHFRVVFLPNVDDLADSINRIARFLDGYRKRHAA, from the coding sequence GTGCCCGCCGTGAAACCGATTCTTAAATCCAACAAACTGCTGAATGTCTGCTACGACATCCGCGGGCCCGTGCTCGAACACGCGAAGCGCCTCGAAGAAGAGGGTCACCGCATCATCAAGCTGAACATCGGCAACCTCGCGCCGTTCGGCTTCGAGGCGCCCGACGAGATCATCCAGGACATGATCCTGAATCTGCCGGGCTCGTCCGGGTATTCGGATTCGAAAGGGGTGTTCGCCGCGCGCAAGGCGATCATGCATTACGCGCAGCAAAAAGGCGTGCAGGGCGTCGAACTCGACGACATCTACATCGGCAACGGCGCGTCCGAGCTGATCGTGATGGCGCTGCAGGGCCTGCTCAACGACGGCGACGAGGTTCTGCTGCCCGCGCCCGACTATCCGCTCTGGACGGCCGGCGTGAGCCTGTCCGGCGGTACACCGGTTCACTACATCTGCGACGAGGGCAATCGCTGGATGCCCGATCTCGACGACATCCGCGCGAAGATTACGCCGAACACCCGTGCGCTCGTCGTGATCAACCCGAACAACCCGACCGGCGCGCTGTACTCCGACGAACTGCTGCGCGACCTGATCGCGATCGCACGCGAACACGGCCTCGTGATCTTCGCCGACGAGGTCTACGACAAGATCGTCTACGACGGCAAGCAGCACACGGCGATCGGCTCGCTTGCCGACGACGTGCTGACGGTTACGTTCAACAGCCTGTCGAAGAGCTACCGCTCGTGCGGCTACCGGGCCGGCTGGATGTTCGTGTCGGGCATGACCGGCGAGAACCGGCGTCGCGCGAAGGACTATCTGGAAGGGCTCGGCATTCTTGCATCGATGCGGCTGTGCCCGAACGTGCCGGGCCAGTACGCGATCCAGACCGCGCTCGGCGGCTATCAAAGCATCAACGAATTGATCTTGCCGGGCGGGCGTCTCTACCGGCAGCGCGAACTCGCGTACGACATGCTGACCGCGATTCCCGGCGTGACCTGCGTGAAACCGGAAGCGGCGCTCTACATGTTCCCGCGGCTCGACCCGAAGATGTATCCGATCGAGAACGATCAGCAGTTCATTCTCGATCTGCTGCTCGCGGAGCGCGTGCTGCTCGTGCAGGGCAGCGGTTTCAACTGGAAGACGCCGGACCATTTCCGCGTCGTGTTCCTGCCGAACGTCGACGATCTCGCGGACTCGATCAACCGGATCGCGCGTTTTCTCGACGGTTATCGCAAGCGTCACGCGGCGTGA